Proteins found in one Arthrobacter pascens genomic segment:
- a CDS encoding ABC transporter permease: MRKWLNVTTLAAAVLTLIVLAVLLAPWISPYPPAEQNLAERLAPPSAGHWLGTDNLGRDTLSRILEGGRFSMSVAALATLLTCLLGVAIGILSARRRGWVDEFLTRTNDVLLALPEMVVALFIVAALGTGFGPLLLALVVTGWTPFARLARTLAYDVSARGFVDAARVVGCAPSFIVFRHVLPHLAAPILGQATLRFGHLLISVGALSYLGLGVQPPQSDWGSMLAAAQPFADRAPLGILAPGLVIFAVALCVTLLGQRAAHMAAAPLLLPLAADK; this comes from the coding sequence TTGCGTAAATGGTTGAACGTCACCACCCTTGCCGCAGCCGTGCTGACCCTCATAGTGCTGGCGGTACTCCTCGCTCCGTGGATCTCGCCCTACCCGCCGGCGGAGCAGAACCTGGCGGAACGCCTGGCACCGCCCTCGGCCGGGCACTGGCTGGGAACGGACAACCTGGGCCGGGACACCCTCAGCCGGATCCTCGAAGGCGGCCGGTTCTCAATGTCCGTGGCGGCGCTGGCCACGCTGCTGACGTGCCTCCTGGGTGTGGCCATCGGCATCCTGAGCGCACGGCGGCGCGGCTGGGTAGATGAATTCCTGACCCGCACCAACGACGTTCTGCTCGCCCTGCCGGAAATGGTGGTGGCGCTGTTCATCGTGGCGGCGCTGGGCACCGGCTTCGGGCCGTTGCTGCTCGCGCTGGTGGTCACTGGTTGGACGCCCTTTGCCCGGCTTGCCCGCACCTTGGCGTACGACGTCTCGGCCCGGGGCTTCGTTGACGCTGCGCGCGTAGTGGGCTGCGCACCGTCGTTCATTGTCTTCCGGCACGTCCTGCCGCACCTTGCAGCGCCCATCCTGGGCCAGGCGACGCTGCGGTTCGGACACCTGCTCATCAGCGTCGGCGCGCTGTCCTACCTTGGCCTGGGCGTGCAGCCGCCGCAGTCGGACTGGGGTTCCATGCTGGCGGCGGCGCAACCGTTCGCGGACCGTGCCCCTCTGGGAATCCTCGCCCCCGGCCTGGTCATCTTTGCCGTTGCGCTCTGCGTGACCCTGCTCGGCCAGCGGGCCGCCCACATGGCTGCGGCGCCGCTGCTCCTGCCCTTGGCGGCTGACAAATGA
- a CDS encoding ATP-binding cassette domain-containing protein — protein MSPVNTRLVLEDLEVSSRDSDGGTSGKHLLSGVSLSVDPGEFVALVGSSGSGKTLTAMSCLQLLPPSLGITGGSIRLGELDLTRASEQELNSVRGGRLGMLFQQPKRMFNPNRTVEQHLKEPLRLHAGLRGSKARAKALELLDEVGFADPAKGVRAYPHQLSGGMAQRAMTALALAGQPGILLADEPTSALDKVLERQVLQLLDRERRERGLGVLYITHNIASVASYADRVLVMNAGSIVEAGPASEVLTRPRTAYAQQLLAAARLAPESRRRPPSTEREVLVLDGVGKRFGPRRRKTGHTALEDVSLTLKRGEILGVLGQSGSGKSTLARTIVGLDTASTGTITRQLGAAGTVEATAVQLVFQEPHGAFDPRMTLRASLHAPLRKRPGLPLQQRDARIAAVMDEVELDGSLLDKRPGQCSGGQLQRATIARALLLEPQVLICDEATSALDALTQRTILSLLLRLQRERGLSLIVISHDMDVVRYMCDRVAVLLHGQVIEVAETKDFFAAPKHSHSQALVSASVPCRADGLWPVLDLAKP, from the coding sequence ATGAGCCCGGTGAACACGCGCCTGGTCCTGGAGGACCTGGAAGTGAGCTCCAGAGATTCCGACGGCGGCACTTCCGGCAAGCACCTGCTGTCCGGGGTCTCCCTGTCCGTTGATCCCGGTGAGTTCGTGGCGCTGGTGGGCAGCTCGGGCTCCGGCAAAACGCTGACCGCGATGTCCTGCCTGCAGTTGCTGCCGCCCAGCCTGGGCATCACTGGCGGTTCCATCAGGCTCGGGGAGCTGGACCTGACCCGCGCGTCCGAACAGGAGCTTAATTCGGTGCGCGGCGGACGGCTGGGGATGCTGTTCCAGCAGCCCAAGCGTATGTTCAACCCGAACCGGACCGTTGAGCAGCACCTTAAGGAGCCGCTGCGCCTGCACGCGGGCCTGCGGGGCTCGAAGGCGCGGGCCAAGGCGCTGGAACTGCTCGACGAGGTGGGCTTCGCGGATCCCGCCAAGGGCGTCCGCGCTTACCCGCACCAGCTCTCCGGCGGCATGGCCCAACGTGCCATGACTGCCCTGGCACTGGCCGGTCAGCCGGGCATCCTGCTGGCCGATGAGCCCACCTCCGCGCTGGACAAGGTGCTGGAACGCCAGGTCCTGCAGCTGCTGGACAGGGAGCGCCGGGAACGTGGCCTGGGCGTCCTCTACATCACGCATAACATCGCATCGGTTGCCTCCTACGCGGACCGGGTACTCGTGATGAACGCCGGCAGCATCGTGGAAGCCGGTCCTGCCAGTGAAGTGCTGACCCGCCCGCGCACCGCGTACGCCCAGCAGCTCCTGGCGGCCGCACGCCTGGCCCCCGAGTCCCGCCGTCGTCCGCCCTCCACGGAACGTGAGGTCCTGGTCCTGGACGGCGTGGGCAAACGCTTCGGGCCACGGCGGCGGAAAACGGGGCACACCGCGTTGGAGGACGTCTCCCTGACCCTCAAACGCGGCGAGATCCTGGGTGTCCTGGGCCAGTCGGGATCCGGCAAGAGCACGCTGGCCCGGACCATCGTCGGGCTGGACACGGCCAGCACCGGCACCATCACCCGGCAGCTGGGCGCAGCGGGCACGGTCGAGGCCACAGCTGTCCAGCTGGTGTTCCAGGAACCGCACGGCGCCTTTGACCCGCGTATGACGCTGCGCGCCAGCCTGCACGCGCCGCTCCGGAAACGTCCCGGGCTCCCGCTCCAGCAGCGCGACGCCAGGATCGCTGCTGTGATGGACGAGGTGGAGCTGGACGGGAGCCTGCTGGACAAGCGACCCGGCCAATGCTCGGGCGGACAGCTCCAGCGGGCCACGATCGCCCGCGCCCTCCTGCTTGAACCGCAGGTGCTGATCTGCGACGAGGCCACCTCGGCTTTGGACGCGCTTACCCAGCGCACCATCCTCAGCCTGTTGCTGCGGCTCCAGCGGGAGCGCGGCCTGTCGCTGATCGTGATCTCGCACGACATGGACGTTGTCCGGTACATGTGCGACAGGGTGGCCGTACTTCTGCACGGCCAGGTGATCGAAGTGGCGGAAACCAAGGACTTCTTCGCCGCGCCGAAGCACTCCCACAGCCAGGCGCTCGTGTCAGCCTCCGTACCCTGCCGCGCGGACGGCTTGTGGCCCGTCCTGGACCTTGCGAAGCCCTAA
- a CDS encoding IclR family transcriptional regulator: MSVNQNTVADEVTADAKALESSKAERTSERTDMVGKALGLLVLLGDEPRGASAAEISRRAELPFSTTYRLLGSLTRDGFVDYEPEGRRYHLGLRIFQLGQRVSNHHGFAGTAMPVLRRVTEQTGEATILSVRDGHHHLTVNKVDGPQMFRVTSDPGHLGALHTTAVGKALVAFAEDSERQRLLEELELEPLTEHSITDRKAFQAEIELVRRNGYAVMDEENEIGMRAVAVPLLNAQGHVFASLATAAPVFRLSLDALVAQVPLLQEAAAELTARLPQR, from the coding sequence ATGAGTGTGAATCAAAACACAGTGGCCGATGAAGTCACCGCTGATGCCAAGGCACTGGAATCGTCCAAAGCGGAACGTACTTCCGAGCGGACGGACATGGTGGGCAAGGCCCTGGGACTGCTGGTCCTCCTGGGTGACGAGCCCCGCGGCGCCAGTGCGGCTGAGATCTCGCGCCGGGCCGAGCTTCCCTTCAGCACCACCTACCGGCTCCTGGGTTCCCTCACCCGGGACGGGTTTGTGGACTACGAGCCGGAGGGCCGCCGCTACCACTTGGGCCTGCGCATCTTCCAGCTGGGCCAGCGGGTGTCCAACCACCACGGCTTCGCCGGCACGGCGATGCCTGTCCTGCGGCGCGTGACGGAGCAGACGGGGGAGGCCACCATCCTCAGTGTCCGCGACGGCCACCACCACCTCACGGTCAATAAGGTGGACGGTCCGCAGATGTTCCGCGTCACCAGCGACCCCGGCCATTTGGGTGCCCTGCATACAACTGCCGTTGGCAAGGCTCTGGTGGCCTTCGCTGAGGATTCTGAACGTCAGCGTCTGCTGGAGGAACTGGAGCTGGAGCCGCTGACGGAGCATTCCATCACGGACCGGAAGGCATTCCAGGCGGAAATCGAGCTGGTCCGCCGCAACGGGTACGCGGTGATGGATGAGGAAAATGAAATCGGCATGCGCGCCGTGGCTGTACCCCTCCTCAACGCCCAGGGCCACGTGTTCGCTTCCCTGGCAACTGCGGCCCCGGTCTTCCGGCTCAGCCTGGACGCGCTGGTTGCCCAGGTGCCGCTGCTCCAGGAAGCGGCTGCCGAACTCACCGCACGGCTGCCCCAGCGGTGA
- a CDS encoding bifunctional sugar phosphate isomerase/epimerase/4-hydroxyphenylpyruvate dioxygenase family protein, which translates to MRTGIATVCLSGTLKEKMQACAIAGFDGIEIFEQDLVTTPLAPEDVRKMAADLGLTLDLYQPFRDFDSVPEDLLAANLRRAGAKFRLMSRLGMDTILVCSNVATASIDSDDLRAEQLGRLAELAGDHGVKVAYEALAWGKYVNDYEHAHRLVDAVDHPNLGTCLDSFHILSRDWDTAPIEAFSPEKIFFVQVADAPKLSLDVLSWSRHYRVFPGEGQFELAKFMGHVVRAGYTGPVSLEVFNDVFRQSDVERTAVDAMRSLIWLEEQSAKWLESNAPVLSAAGAAGAVAGGPAAPGRRRYPMELATLPQVAEPAGYNFAEVKAVDTAGLETVLGQLGFGFNGRHRTKDVQLWTMGHARVIVNEAAPGSVGAPAIAALGFDVDSPVIASARAQQLKAPVVPRKSQANEEVFQGFAAPDSTEIFLCQGSPDGTAAWTHEFGEGLEVPAADEPAVIDHVNLAQPWQHFDEAVLFYTSALALQPQPFAEVPSPTGLVRSQVMLTEDRSVRLVLNLAPLIQQDGASTSDRSGHRTTYQEHIAFAVDDLVATARACQARGLEFLQIPANYYEDLDARFGLEPDFLATLQELNLLYDFDTDGEFLHFYTATVGSVFFEMVERRGGYDGYGAPNAPVRHAVQYDHQQRRNA; encoded by the coding sequence ATGCGCACCGGAATCGCCACCGTCTGCCTCTCCGGCACGCTGAAGGAGAAGATGCAGGCGTGTGCCATCGCAGGGTTTGACGGCATTGAGATCTTTGAGCAGGACCTTGTCACCACGCCGCTGGCCCCCGAGGATGTCCGCAAGATGGCTGCCGATCTGGGGCTCACCCTGGACCTCTACCAGCCCTTCCGCGACTTCGACAGTGTGCCCGAGGACCTGCTGGCCGCCAACCTCCGCCGTGCCGGGGCCAAGTTCAGGCTGATGTCCCGGCTGGGGATGGACACCATCCTGGTCTGCTCCAACGTGGCCACGGCCAGCATCGACAGCGACGACCTCCGTGCGGAACAGCTGGGCCGGCTCGCAGAACTCGCAGGGGACCACGGCGTCAAGGTCGCCTACGAGGCCCTGGCCTGGGGCAAGTACGTCAACGACTATGAGCACGCCCACCGGCTGGTGGATGCGGTGGACCATCCCAACCTGGGCACCTGCCTGGACTCCTTCCACATCCTCTCCCGCGACTGGGACACCGCTCCCATCGAGGCCTTCAGCCCGGAGAAAATCTTCTTCGTCCAGGTGGCGGATGCCCCCAAGCTCTCCCTGGACGTACTCTCCTGGAGCCGGCACTACCGCGTGTTCCCGGGCGAGGGCCAGTTCGAGCTCGCCAAGTTCATGGGCCACGTGGTCCGCGCCGGCTACACGGGCCCGGTGTCGCTGGAGGTCTTCAACGACGTCTTCCGCCAGTCGGACGTGGAGCGGACGGCTGTTGACGCCATGCGCTCGCTCATCTGGCTTGAGGAACAGAGCGCAAAGTGGCTGGAATCCAATGCACCCGTTCTTTCCGCGGCCGGCGCGGCGGGCGCTGTGGCCGGTGGCCCTGCGGCCCCCGGCCGCCGTCGTTATCCCATGGAACTGGCCACGCTCCCGCAGGTCGCCGAACCCGCTGGCTACAACTTCGCCGAGGTCAAAGCCGTGGACACCGCAGGCCTGGAGACCGTTTTGGGCCAGCTGGGCTTTGGGTTCAACGGCCGCCACCGCACCAAGGACGTCCAGCTCTGGACGATGGGCCACGCCCGGGTGATCGTCAACGAGGCTGCCCCCGGTTCCGTGGGCGCCCCGGCCATCGCCGCTTTGGGGTTCGACGTCGATTCACCGGTGATCGCTTCGGCCCGCGCCCAGCAGCTCAAGGCACCGGTGGTACCGCGAAAGAGCCAGGCCAACGAGGAAGTGTTCCAGGGCTTCGCCGCCCCGGACTCCACCGAAATCTTCCTGTGCCAGGGCAGCCCCGACGGCACCGCAGCCTGGACACATGAATTCGGGGAGGGACTTGAGGTCCCTGCCGCGGATGAACCCGCGGTGATCGACCACGTTAACCTGGCCCAGCCGTGGCAGCATTTCGACGAGGCCGTCCTCTTCTATACGAGTGCCCTGGCCCTGCAACCGCAGCCGTTCGCGGAAGTGCCGAGCCCCACCGGCCTGGTCCGCTCGCAGGTGATGCTCACCGAAGACCGCTCCGTGCGGCTGGTGCTGAACCTGGCGCCGCTCATCCAGCAGGACGGAGCGTCCACTTCCGATCGCAGCGGCCACCGGACTACCTACCAGGAGCACATCGCGTTCGCCGTGGATGACCTGGTGGCTACGGCACGGGCCTGCCAGGCCCGTGGCCTGGAGTTCCTGCAGATCCCGGCCAACTACTACGAGGACCTGGACGCCCGTTTTGGCCTGGAGCCGGACTTCCTGGCCACCCTGCAGGAACTGAACCTCCTCTATGACTTCGACACCGACGGCGAGTTCCTGCACTTCTATACGGCCACCGTAGGCAGCGTGTTCTTCGAGATGGTGGAACGCCGCGGCGGCTACGACGGCTACGGGGCACCCAACGCCCCGGTGCGGCACGCCGTCCAGTACGACCACCAGCAGCGCCGCAACGCCTGA
- the pcaH gene encoding protocatechuate 3,4-dioxygenase subunit beta: MHSTQPQEKEAAVETQQDLSAEINAMGDAYARALKDGAPAETQPRLDYPPYRSSILRHPTKSLHHADPETIELYSPAFGHQDVHALEADLTIQHNGEPQGERIIVAGKVLDGDGRPVAGQLVEIWQANAAGRYIHKRDQHPAPLDPNFIGVGRCITGPDGSYRFTTIKPGAYPWKNHLNAWRPAHIHFSMFGTEFTQRIVTQMYFPGDQLFPLDPIYQSIVDQDARERLVASYDHSLTEPEWALGYNWDIVLTGSRRTWTENEALGVEGDEE, encoded by the coding sequence ATTCATTCAACCCAGCCACAGGAAAAGGAGGCCGCAGTGGAGACACAGCAGGATCTCAGTGCAGAGATTAACGCCATGGGTGATGCCTATGCCCGCGCGCTCAAGGACGGCGCCCCGGCCGAGACCCAGCCCCGGCTGGACTACCCGCCGTACCGCAGCAGCATCCTCCGGCATCCCACCAAGAGCCTGCACCACGCGGACCCGGAAACCATCGAGCTGTACTCGCCGGCGTTCGGGCACCAGGACGTGCACGCACTGGAAGCGGACCTGACCATCCAGCACAACGGCGAACCCCAGGGTGAGCGGATCATCGTGGCCGGCAAGGTACTGGACGGCGACGGCCGCCCGGTGGCCGGCCAGCTCGTGGAGATCTGGCAGGCCAACGCCGCCGGCCGCTACATCCACAAGCGCGACCAGCACCCGGCACCCCTGGACCCCAACTTCATCGGCGTGGGCCGCTGCATCACCGGCCCGGACGGCTCCTACCGGTTCACCACCATCAAGCCCGGCGCGTACCCGTGGAAGAACCACCTGAATGCCTGGCGCCCGGCGCACATCCACTTCTCCATGTTCGGCACGGAGTTCACCCAGCGCATCGTCACCCAGATGTACTTTCCCGGAGACCAGCTCTTCCCGTTGGACCCCATCTACCAGTCCATCGTGGACCAGGACGCCCGCGAACGGCTGGTGGCAAGCTACGACCACAGCCTCACCGAGCCCGAATGGGCGCTGGGCTACAACTGGGACATCGTCCTGACCGGCTCCAGGCGGACCTGGACCGAAAACGAGGCGCTCGGCGTAGAAGGCGATGAGGAATAG
- a CDS encoding ABC transporter substrate-binding protein has product MRSLLRPPALIAAALTLTLSGCGFSGTQTQASQPSAAADTSQRIVVDNFRAPVANWAVESDAAYILSLSGCLETLTTFNQAEGKVLPSLATEWKQTSPLDWDFSIRQGVKFQDGTDLTAESVVSALNHVLDAKVPARAFNRTMISSVTTVDAQTVRVSTPAENPLVPYRLASVNTGILSPAAYKAEGLDPFGHCTGPFTPVSEKAKQSLTLDRNENYWGGDVQLAGAEIRFITNGATRAAQVQTGEADISLSIPVASLAALKADDGVSVLGADSPRTATLYMNNGRAPLDDVDVRKAIRDALDLDALAASVYEGAALPATGPFAPSEPWAGEKQDKQQQNLEQARKRLAEAGYTADRPLEIIAIVERAEFADVAAVVQENLKNIGIPVTIQSKEYASAEPDVLAGNYDMLLSQRNRLIDIADPIGFLTADYTCKGTYNLSHFCDPEYDRIIAEAATTVDTTERYKLYAEAGQILQDKAVNAWLVNEQATDAIRKNVLSYEQDPLSRYVLTAKTGKAAS; this is encoded by the coding sequence GTGCGTTCCCTTCTTCGGCCCCCGGCCCTCATCGCTGCGGCACTGACGCTGACCCTTTCAGGCTGCGGTTTCAGCGGCACCCAGACCCAGGCCTCCCAGCCCTCCGCAGCAGCTGACACCAGCCAGCGGATCGTCGTCGACAACTTCCGGGCGCCGGTAGCCAACTGGGCCGTCGAGTCCGACGCCGCCTACATCCTGTCCCTGTCCGGCTGCCTGGAGACGCTGACCACCTTCAACCAGGCCGAGGGCAAGGTACTCCCCTCGTTGGCCACTGAGTGGAAGCAGACCTCACCCCTGGACTGGGACTTCAGCATCCGCCAGGGCGTCAAGTTCCAGGACGGCACCGATCTCACCGCCGAGTCAGTGGTGTCGGCGCTCAACCACGTCCTTGACGCAAAGGTCCCCGCCCGCGCTTTCAACCGCACCATGATCAGCAGCGTGACGACGGTGGATGCACAGACCGTCCGCGTCAGCACCCCCGCCGAGAACCCGCTGGTGCCCTACCGGCTGGCCAGCGTCAACACCGGAATCCTGTCACCGGCCGCATACAAGGCCGAAGGCCTGGACCCGTTCGGCCACTGCACAGGTCCCTTCACTCCCGTCTCCGAGAAGGCTAAGCAGTCCCTCACCCTGGACCGCAACGAGAACTACTGGGGCGGCGACGTGCAGCTCGCCGGCGCCGAGATCCGCTTCATCACCAACGGCGCCACCCGCGCCGCACAGGTGCAGACCGGCGAAGCAGACATCTCGCTGTCCATCCCCGTCGCCAGCCTTGCGGCACTGAAGGCGGACGACGGCGTCTCCGTGCTGGGTGCCGATTCGCCCCGCACTGCCACGCTCTATATGAACAACGGCCGCGCACCGCTGGACGACGTTGACGTTCGAAAGGCAATCCGCGATGCGCTGGACCTCGACGCCCTCGCTGCCAGCGTCTACGAAGGCGCCGCCCTGCCCGCCACCGGACCCTTCGCGCCGTCCGAGCCCTGGGCGGGTGAAAAGCAGGACAAGCAGCAGCAGAACCTTGAGCAAGCCCGAAAGCGGCTGGCCGAGGCCGGGTACACTGCCGACCGCCCCTTGGAGATCATCGCCATCGTGGAGCGCGCCGAATTCGCCGATGTTGCCGCCGTCGTGCAGGAAAACCTGAAGAACATCGGCATCCCGGTCACCATCCAGTCCAAGGAATACGCCTCGGCTGAGCCGGACGTCCTGGCCGGGAACTACGACATGCTGCTCAGCCAGCGCAACCGGCTGATCGACATCGCCGACCCCATCGGGTTCCTCACCGCAGACTACACCTGCAAAGGCACCTACAACTTGAGCCACTTCTGCGACCCGGAGTACGACAGGATCATCGCCGAAGCCGCCACCACCGTTGATACCACCGAGCGCTACAAGCTGTACGCGGAGGCAGGCCAGATCCTCCAGGACAAGGCGGTCAATGCCTGGCTCGTGAACGAACAGGCAACCGACGCGATCCGCAAGAACGTCCTCTCCTACGAACAGGACCCGCTGTCCCGCTACGTCCTGACGGCTAAGACGGGCAAGGCCGCGTCCTAG
- a CDS encoding MFS transporter, whose amino-acid sequence MSQTLPSAEPGTVALAGTPKKAALASFLGSAVEYYDFFIFGSAAALIFPKVFFPDADANAAIMSFATFGFAYVARPVGAVILGHFGDRVGRRKVLMFTLLLMGASTFLIGCLPDFNTVGWWAPALLVLARLCQGLSAAGEQAGASSMTLEHAPDNRRSFFTSWTLTGTQGGQVLAALVFIPVLALPDEIKYGIGWRVPFWLSAVVVLVAFFIRRTLHEPPAFEEAQKTAQIAKLPVADLLKTHWRDVLRVVCCAFIAAVSTVFGTLAISYAKTVAGVDGTTTLWLVVGANVVALGTQPLFGKLADRIGRKPVFIYGAVASAVLTPVFLLSLESGSVPLMFLAAIGFFSCGYAASNAVWPSFYAEMFSTKVRFSGLAIGTQLGFLMAGFAPAIVAAMGGIKPGGWVQISIFTAVICTIAAVSALTAKETFKVPTKQLGLK is encoded by the coding sequence ATGAGCCAGACACTTCCGTCAGCCGAGCCGGGCACTGTTGCCCTGGCCGGGACGCCGAAGAAGGCAGCCCTCGCCAGCTTCCTGGGCAGCGCCGTCGAATACTACGACTTCTTCATCTTCGGCTCCGCGGCCGCCCTGATCTTCCCCAAGGTCTTCTTCCCCGATGCCGACGCCAATGCGGCCATCATGTCCTTCGCCACCTTCGGCTTCGCCTATGTCGCACGGCCCGTAGGAGCCGTCATCCTGGGCCACTTCGGTGACCGTGTAGGCCGGCGGAAGGTGCTGATGTTCACACTGCTGCTCATGGGCGCCTCGACGTTCCTGATTGGCTGCCTGCCGGACTTCAACACCGTGGGCTGGTGGGCCCCGGCCCTGCTGGTGCTGGCGCGGCTGTGCCAGGGCCTCTCCGCCGCCGGCGAACAGGCCGGCGCCAGCTCGATGACCCTGGAGCACGCGCCGGACAACCGCCGCTCCTTCTTCACCTCCTGGACGCTCACCGGCACCCAGGGCGGCCAGGTCCTCGCGGCCCTGGTCTTCATCCCCGTGCTGGCATTGCCCGACGAGATCAAGTACGGCATCGGCTGGCGCGTCCCGTTCTGGCTCAGCGCCGTGGTGGTGCTTGTTGCCTTCTTCATCCGGCGCACGCTGCACGAGCCTCCAGCCTTCGAGGAAGCCCAGAAGACCGCCCAGATCGCCAAGCTCCCCGTTGCCGATCTGCTCAAGACCCACTGGCGGGACGTGCTCCGTGTGGTCTGCTGCGCCTTCATTGCCGCCGTGTCCACCGTGTTCGGCACCTTGGCCATCAGCTACGCCAAGACCGTTGCCGGTGTTGACGGAACCACCACGCTGTGGCTGGTGGTGGGCGCCAACGTGGTGGCCCTGGGCACGCAGCCGTTGTTCGGCAAGCTTGCCGACAGGATCGGCCGCAAGCCTGTCTTCATCTACGGCGCCGTGGCCAGCGCGGTGCTGACCCCGGTGTTCCTGCTGAGCCTGGAATCCGGCAGCGTCCCGCTGATGTTCCTCGCCGCCATCGGCTTCTTCTCCTGCGGCTACGCAGCGTCCAACGCCGTCTGGCCCTCCTTCTACGCAGAGATGTTCAGCACGAAGGTCCGCTTCTCCGGCCTGGCCATCGGCACGCAGCTGGGGTTCCTGATGGCAGGCTTCGCTCCCGCCATCGTGGCAGCGATGGGCGGCATCAAGCCCGGTGGCTGGGTACAGATCAGCATCTTCACGGCTGTCATCTGCACCATCGCGGCTGTTTCTGCCCTCACGGCCAAGGAAACCTTCAAGGTCCCCACCAAGCAGCTGGGCCTGAAGTAG
- a CDS encoding ABC transporter permease: MLQFITKRTATLVAAVVVSSFAVFLIPYFTPGDPVRKIIRSRVAGDAVDESAVQGLSESLGLNDPLAVQYFRWLGDFFSGDMGLSFVSRTPVAEQVLPALSVTLSLVTMALVLAAAVSLPLGILAGLRPGSTADKAITAVTQALIAMPEYWVAPVLVLVFALKLSVLPTAGWNDLSSAVLPALTLALRPISFFTSAVRTGIIDAASADHVPAARARGLSQGQAILRHVVPNGLVPLSTLFAVWFAGLLGGSVIVEVIFAVPGMGRLLFDAVVNSDIPLAQGGVVVVVALAVGVTTLADFVHRFLSRTVGASLA, from the coding sequence ATGCTGCAGTTCATCACCAAACGGACGGCCACCCTGGTGGCCGCCGTTGTGGTGTCCTCGTTCGCGGTCTTCCTGATCCCGTACTTCACCCCCGGTGATCCGGTGCGGAAAATCATCCGGTCGCGGGTAGCGGGGGACGCCGTCGACGAATCCGCGGTGCAGGGCCTCAGCGAGAGCCTGGGCCTGAACGACCCCCTGGCCGTCCAGTACTTCCGTTGGCTCGGGGACTTCTTCAGCGGCGACATGGGGCTGTCCTTCGTCAGCCGCACCCCGGTGGCCGAGCAGGTGCTTCCTGCGCTTTCCGTCACGCTCAGCCTGGTTACCATGGCGCTGGTCCTGGCGGCGGCGGTATCGCTCCCGCTGGGAATCCTTGCCGGACTGCGGCCGGGAAGCACCGCGGACAAGGCCATCACCGCCGTAACGCAGGCCCTGATCGCCATGCCGGAGTACTGGGTGGCCCCCGTGCTGGTCCTGGTCTTCGCCCTGAAGTTGTCCGTACTGCCCACGGCAGGCTGGAACGATCTCTCGTCCGCCGTCCTCCCCGCCCTGACGCTGGCCCTGCGGCCCATCAGTTTCTTCACCTCGGCGGTCCGGACGGGCATCATCGACGCCGCTTCCGCCGATCACGTGCCGGCCGCCCGGGCACGCGGCCTGAGCCAGGGCCAGGCCATCCTCCGCCACGTGGTTCCGAACGGCCTGGTGCCGCTGTCCACCCTGTTCGCCGTCTGGTTCGCGGGGCTGCTGGGCGGATCGGTCATTGTGGAGGTCATTTTCGCGGTGCCCGGCATGGGCAGGCTGCTCTTCGACGCTGTGGTCAACAGCGACATTCCCCTCGCCCAGGGCGGCGTGGTGGTAGTGGTGGCACTCGCCGTCGGCGTGACCACCCTGGCGGACTTCGTGCACCGGTTCCTCAGCCGAACGGTGGGAGCCTCCCTTGCGTAA
- a CDS encoding shikimate dehydrogenase produces the protein MSNRTESYLVGLVGDGVMPSLTPHMHEREGDMQGLRYLYRPIDLLDLGLPADSVGRLLQSASTLGFNGLNITHPCKQLVLQHLDEVSPDALKLGAVNTVVIEAGRFIGHNTDFSGFAAALASGLPGATLERVVQLGAGGAGSAVAYALLTAGVRTLDLVDVDPVRCAARAAELAGFFPGSTVTARTTAELPQLMSLADGLVHCTPVGMAAHPGVPLDLDLLESRHWVADIVYRPIDTELVRGARAKGCEVLDGGRMAVGQAADAFRIFTGLEPDADRMRSHFLELVAAEEVAA, from the coding sequence ATGAGTAATCGAACTGAGTCCTACCTTGTGGGACTGGTCGGCGATGGCGTGATGCCGTCACTCACCCCCCACATGCACGAACGCGAAGGTGACATGCAGGGCCTGCGCTACCTCTACCGCCCCATCGACCTCCTTGACCTCGGCCTTCCCGCAGATTCGGTGGGCCGGCTGCTGCAGAGCGCCAGCACCCTGGGCTTCAACGGCCTGAACATCACCCACCCGTGCAAGCAGCTGGTGCTCCAGCACCTGGACGAAGTCTCCCCCGACGCGCTCAAGCTCGGCGCCGTCAACACCGTGGTGATCGAAGCCGGCCGGTTCATTGGACACAACACCGACTTCTCCGGCTTTGCCGCGGCCCTCGCCTCCGGCCTGCCGGGCGCCACACTTGAACGCGTGGTCCAGCTTGGAGCAGGCGGCGCCGGTTCCGCCGTCGCCTACGCCCTGCTCACCGCCGGTGTGCGGACACTGGATCTTGTGGACGTGGACCCCGTCCGCTGCGCGGCCCGCGCCGCGGAATTGGCTGGCTTCTTCCCTGGCAGCACCGTCACAGCGCGTACGACGGCGGAGCTGCCGCAGCTGATGTCGCTGGCCGACGGCCTGGTGCACTGCACCCCGGTGGGGATGGCCGCGCACCCCGGCGTCCCGCTGGACCTGGACCTGCTGGAATCCCGCCACTGGGTTGCGGACATCGTTTACCGCCCCATCGACACCGAGCTTGTCCGTGGCGCCCGCGCCAAGGGCTGCGAGGTCCTGGACGGAGGCCGTATGGCCGTGGGTCAGGCTGCGGACGCTTTCCGGATCTTCACCGGTCTGGAGCCTGACGCCGACCGCATGCGCTCGCACTTCCTGGAGCTTGTGGCAGCGGAAGAGGTGGCCGCCTGA